A window from Armatimonadia bacterium encodes these proteins:
- a CDS encoding sugar phosphate isomerase/epimerase family protein: protein MPTYALSSWLLERVSTEEAIRLLSASGFTRTELSADRAALVIEWEQDPVRLCDQLAAAGISVPSVHTPEKGRFLDVPDDDERRASIEENFRYFRLMQASGVPEIIIHPVSGRAGKDDEAWAAVPARVKEALRILADAAGEAGLRMAVENLPSDGRPASTMASVLEMIDGLGEHVGLCMDIGHSQQAHLNLLDELSTCLESGKLFTLHLHDVDPKGKDHYIPGEGCIDFNAYLGLLEAHGYDRGRTLEIAVAPAEIVPERVRLSGLVKDQWQARG from the coding sequence TCCACGGAGGAGGCAATCCGCCTCCTATCCGCTTCGGGCTTCACCAGGACCGAACTCAGCGCCGACCGCGCAGCGCTCGTGATCGAGTGGGAGCAAGACCCCGTGCGGCTCTGCGATCAACTCGCAGCCGCGGGCATTTCGGTGCCCTCGGTCCACACTCCCGAGAAGGGCCGATTCCTGGACGTCCCGGACGATGACGAGCGCCGGGCCTCCATCGAGGAGAACTTCCGCTACTTCCGGCTGATGCAGGCCTCCGGCGTCCCCGAGATCATCATCCATCCCGTGAGCGGCAGAGCCGGCAAGGATGACGAAGCCTGGGCGGCTGTGCCCGCGCGGGTCAAGGAAGCCCTCAGGATCCTCGCCGACGCAGCCGGTGAGGCGGGTCTTCGAATGGCCGTCGAAAACCTCCCGAGCGATGGCCGGCCGGCCTCGACGATGGCTTCGGTGCTGGAGATGATCGACGGCCTCGGCGAGCATGTGGGGCTGTGCATGGACATCGGCCACTCGCAGCAGGCACACCTGAACCTGCTGGACGAGCTCTCGACGTGCCTCGAGTCGGGCAAGCTGTTCACTCTTCACCTGCACGATGTCGACCCGAAGGGGAAGGACCACTACATCCCCGGCGAGGGCTGCATCGACTTCAACGCCTATCTGGGGCTGCTGGAGGCTCACGGCTACGACCGCGGCCGGACACTGGAGATCGCCGTGGCACCTGCGGAGATCGTTCCTGAACGAGTGCGCCTATCAGGCCTGGTCAAGGACCAGTGGCAGGCAAGGGGATAG